One genomic region from Sphingomonas paeninsulae encodes:
- a CDS encoding N-succinylarginine dihydrolase, protein MTLVEINFDGIVGPSHNYAGLSAGNLASASNAGAVSHPRAAALQGIEKMRANIALGLTQGFFLPHNRPDTAWLATLGTDADRAEPHIGAAAMSASAMWAANAATVSPAPDTEDGRCHLTPANLLTMPHRAHEWPGTLPQLRLAFANPGFAIHAPVPAPFGDEGAANHMRLCREHGAPGVEVFVYGIPGGPFPARQHIEASKAVARLHGISNALFVAQSAEAIAAGAFHNDVVAVANERVLFTHEQAFADKARFYSDLTAALPEVEIIEVPASIISLSDAISSYLFNAQLITLPDGGMALILPSEAQDNQRVWGWLQSLVAGNGPVRRLVPVDVRESMANGGGPACLRLRVIADPAKIDPRFLANNAKLDLIAGIVNQHWPENIAPSDLANPTLIDAIVQARSALIAALGLPELSG, encoded by the coding sequence ATGACACTGGTCGAGATCAATTTCGACGGCATCGTCGGCCCCAGCCACAATTATGCTGGCCTCAGCGCCGGTAACCTCGCGTCGGCCAGCAACGCGGGCGCAGTTTCGCATCCACGCGCGGCGGCGTTGCAGGGTATCGAGAAAATGCGCGCCAACATCGCACTCGGTCTCACACAGGGGTTTTTCCTGCCACACAATCGCCCCGACACGGCATGGCTGGCGACACTGGGGACCGACGCCGATCGCGCCGAACCGCATATCGGGGCGGCAGCAATGTCCGCTTCAGCAATGTGGGCCGCCAATGCCGCAACCGTCTCGCCTGCGCCCGACACGGAGGATGGCCGATGCCACCTGACCCCCGCCAACCTGCTGACGATGCCCCACCGCGCGCATGAGTGGCCGGGGACACTGCCACAACTCAGGCTGGCCTTTGCCAACCCCGGCTTCGCAATCCACGCCCCCGTCCCCGCACCGTTCGGCGACGAGGGCGCGGCCAATCATATGCGCCTGTGCCGCGAACATGGAGCGCCCGGCGTCGAGGTTTTCGTTTACGGCATCCCCGGCGGCCCCTTCCCCGCCCGCCAGCATATCGAGGCATCGAAAGCCGTTGCCCGCCTCCACGGCATCTCAAACGCGCTGTTCGTCGCCCAGTCAGCGGAAGCAATCGCGGCGGGCGCTTTCCACAACGACGTGGTCGCAGTCGCCAATGAACGCGTGCTGTTCACCCACGAACAGGCATTCGCGGACAAGGCACGCTTTTACAGCGACCTGACCGCCGCGCTGCCCGAAGTCGAGATCATTGAAGTCCCCGCCAGCATCATATCGCTAAGCGACGCAATCAGCAGCTATTTGTTCAACGCCCAACTCATCACTTTGCCGGATGGCGGCATGGCTCTGATCCTGCCGAGCGAAGCGCAGGACAATCAGCGCGTGTGGGGCTGGCTCCAGTCACTGGTCGCAGGCAACGGGCCGGTCCGGCGACTTGTTCCGGTCGATGTCCGTGAATCAATGGCGAATGGTGGCGGCCCGGCGTGCCTGCGTTTGCGCGTCATCGCTGACCCGGCAAAAATCGACCCAAGGTTTCTCGCAAACAACGCAAAGCTCGATCTGATCGCGGGAATCGTGAACCAGCACTGGCCGGAGAACATCGCCCCTTCCGATCTCGCAAACCCGACGCTGATCGACGCGATTGTCCAGGCCCGCTCGGCACTGATCGCGGCACTGGGGCTGCCCGAATTGTCGGGTTAA
- a CDS encoding arginine N-succinyltransferase, which translates to MTFRMRAARTSDLAALYEMAKLTGGGFTNLPPDKPSLIAKLDRSAKAFARIDDTLGEDLFVLVLENAETGQVRGTCQIFSQVGMSAPFYSYRIGTLTQHSKELARTFRADMLTLSTDLEGASEVGGLFLHPRERAGGLGMLIARSRYLFIRQHRARFANTTIAELRGLIDEGGGSPFWDGVAGRFFGMNFQEADEFNAIHGHQFIADLMPKHPVYIAMLSEPARAAIGLPHPSGRAAMRMLEGEGFSADGYVDIFDGGPTMRANTDRIRSIADAKTTTIGRVAANEAPRAIVSHGTLESFVATWGCVDGDSLDPEAAGLLNVGAGDEILVAPQ; encoded by the coding sequence ATGACGTTCCGAATGCGCGCTGCGCGAACGTCCGATCTGGCGGCGCTTTATGAAATGGCCAAACTGACCGGTGGCGGGTTCACCAACCTGCCGCCCGACAAGCCTTCACTGATCGCCAAGCTGGATCGATCGGCGAAGGCGTTTGCGCGCATCGACGATACGCTGGGCGAGGATCTGTTCGTGCTGGTCCTGGAAAACGCCGAGACCGGTCAGGTACGCGGGACTTGCCAGATATTCAGTCAGGTCGGCATGAGCGCACCGTTCTACAGCTATCGTATCGGCACGCTGACCCAGCATTCGAAGGAACTCGCACGTACGTTCCGCGCCGATATGCTGACGTTATCCACCGATCTGGAAGGCGCGAGCGAAGTCGGCGGACTGTTCCTGCACCCGCGCGAACGGGCGGGCGGTTTGGGAATGCTGATCGCGCGCAGCCGCTATCTGTTCATCCGCCAGCATCGGGCGCGCTTTGCCAACACCACTATCGCCGAACTGCGCGGCCTAATCGACGAAGGCGGTGGATCGCCATTCTGGGATGGGGTCGCCGGGCGCTTCTTTGGCATGAACTTTCAGGAAGCTGACGAATTCAACGCCATTCATGGACACCAGTTCATCGCCGACCTGATGCCCAAACACCCCGTCTATATCGCCATGCTCAGCGAACCTGCGCGCGCCGCCATCGGCCTGCCTCACCCGTCCGGACGCGCCGCGATGCGGATGCTGGAGGGCGAGGGTTTTTCGGCGGACGGCTATGTCGATATCTTTGATGGTGGCCCCACGATGCGTGCCAACACCGACCGGATCAGGTCGATCGCCGACGCCAAAACCACCACAATTGGCCGCGTTGCCGCAAACGAAGCACCGCGGGCCATCGTCTCGCACGGAACGCTGGAGAGTTTCGTGGCAACATGGGGTTGTGTCGATGGCGACAGCCTCGATCCAGAAGCGGCAGGCTTGCTCAATGTTGGCGCAGGTGACGAAATCCTCGTCGCGCCGCAATGA
- a CDS encoding alpha/beta hydrolase, with protein MTEQNHPDQRPDVQAFLTYLNNVPGPKMHELPPEQARAMMVAMGPVAELETGPLAVIRDLSIPGPAGAIPVRLYDARTTREPGPVMVFFHGGGFVIGNLETHGPYCAEAARALDIPVIAIDYRLAPEAPFPAAPDDCEAAARWIATSPAELGFQVTGLVTSGDSAGGNLAIVTSMALRDEPAAVPVIAQFPIYPVVDDDSDWGSFHEHGEGKLLTTAAMNYFHEAYAAEQGHIRAYPLSHDHAGMPPTLVITAGLDPLRDQGRAYAGALIAAGVPTVFREAVGNIHGFVNLRRAIPSSVADLAGCFAVLKPMIAQAAAAL; from the coding sequence ATGACCGAGCAGAACCACCCTGACCAACGCCCGGATGTGCAGGCGTTTCTAACCTATCTCAACAACGTACCCGGTCCAAAGATGCATGAACTCCCGCCCGAACAGGCGCGGGCAATGATGGTTGCCATGGGACCGGTGGCCGAACTGGAAACAGGACCGCTTGCCGTAATCCGCGATCTGTCGATACCGGGACCAGCCGGTGCCATTCCGGTGCGGCTTTATGATGCCCGAACGACGCGCGAACCGGGGCCAGTGATGGTTTTCTTTCACGGCGGCGGCTTCGTGATCGGCAATCTGGAAACCCACGGCCCCTATTGTGCAGAGGCTGCACGCGCGCTCGATATACCGGTCATCGCCATCGACTATCGTTTGGCCCCGGAAGCACCATTCCCGGCTGCGCCCGATGATTGCGAAGCGGCTGCCCGATGGATCGCGACCAGCCCGGCGGAACTGGGGTTTCAAGTGACCGGCCTCGTGACTTCGGGCGACAGCGCAGGGGGTAATCTGGCGATCGTGACATCTATGGCGCTGCGTGATGAACCGGCTGCGGTTCCGGTTATCGCCCAGTTCCCGATTTATCCGGTGGTCGATGACGACTCCGATTGGGGATCTTTCCATGAACATGGCGAGGGCAAGCTGCTGACGACGGCTGCAATGAACTATTTCCATGAAGCCTATGCAGCGGAACAGGGGCATATTCGTGCCTATCCGCTATCGCACGATCACGCCGGGATGCCGCCGACTCTGGTGATCACGGCAGGCCTCGATCCCTTGCGCGATCAGGGACGCGCTTATGCCGGTGCCCTGATCGCAGCAGGAGTGCCGACGGTATTTCGAGAGGCGGTGGGTAATATTCATGGGTTCGTCAATTTGCGGAGAGCCATTCCGTCGTCGGTTGCGGATTTGGCCGGATGCTTCGCCGTGCTGAAGCCCATGATTGCCCAGGCGGCAGCCGCGCTATGA
- a CDS encoding histone deacetylase family protein: MLNVVHHPDYVVQGQSGAHHFSKYAAVMDVLRADGDLIEFRPEPMPRHWLEAAHDAAYVAAVLGSTVDRTIERRIGFSVTPDVSRRAVLSPGGTWLAAKLALEHGYAANAAGGSHHALFDSGAGFCVFNDLAIAALRLVGEGDVARILIVDCDVHQGDGTAIILAGRSDIATLSLHAEKNFPVRKAQSSMDVGLPDGTGDDAYLAALAPALDTMIDRARPELILFQAGVDIHGDDKLGRLSLTDAGIAARDSLIAQCARSRGIPLASAMGEAMAMMFWRSRRVMPGRCVIFARHIWINAVVSFTFLRQGRQGRKARRTIAG; the protein is encoded by the coding sequence ATGCTGAATGTCGTTCATCATCCCGACTATGTCGTTCAGGGACAGAGCGGCGCGCACCATTTCAGTAAATATGCTGCCGTCATGGATGTTCTGCGTGCAGACGGCGATTTGATCGAATTTCGTCCCGAACCCATGCCACGCCATTGGTTGGAGGCGGCGCATGACGCGGCATATGTTGCCGCTGTTCTGGGTTCGACCGTGGACCGCACCATCGAACGTCGCATTGGGTTTTCCGTCACGCCCGATGTTTCACGCCGAGCAGTGCTCAGTCCCGGCGGCACATGGCTGGCGGCCAAACTCGCCCTAGAACACGGTTATGCTGCCAACGCTGCGGGCGGCAGCCACCATGCGCTTTTCGACAGCGGAGCGGGTTTCTGTGTGTTCAATGACCTCGCCATCGCCGCGCTTCGACTGGTGGGAGAGGGCGACGTCGCCCGAATCCTGATCGTGGACTGCGACGTCCATCAGGGGGATGGGACGGCTATCATTTTGGCTGGGCGCAGCGATATCGCCACACTGTCGCTACATGCAGAAAAGAATTTTCCGGTTCGCAAGGCGCAATCATCGATGGATGTCGGTTTGCCCGATGGTACGGGCGACGATGCCTATTTGGCGGCGCTGGCCCCGGCACTCGACACGATGATCGACCGTGCGCGCCCCGAGCTTATTCTGTTTCAGGCGGGCGTGGATATTCACGGCGATGACAAGCTTGGACGGCTTTCGCTGACCGATGCAGGAATTGCCGCCCGCGACTCGCTTATTGCGCAGTGTGCAAGATCGCGCGGCATCCCCCTCGCCAGCGCGATGGGGGAGGCTATGGCAATGATGTTCTGGCGGTCGCGACGCGTCATGCCCGGACGATGCGTAATCTTTGCGCGGCATATCTGGATTAATGCCGTGGTGAGTTTTACTTTTTTGCGACAAGGGCGTCAGGGTCGTAAGGCGCGCCGAACAATAGCAGGATGA
- a CDS encoding 2-oxoacid:acceptor oxidoreductase subunit alpha yields the protein MASAVHELTPTEANAHPNAESIVVRFAGDSGDGMQLTGGQFTLSTALAGNDLATFPDFPAEIRAPQGTLFGVSAFQINFGSTAIDTAGDAPDVLVAMNPAALKTNVGALKPGGLIIADEGEFGIRNLTKAQYEVSPLTDGSLAKWQLISFNISQLTLDAVKPFGLGNKEALRCKNMWTLGLALWMFDRSRDPIIEWLKTKFAKMPVLAEANIAALNAGHAYGETAELGPSVKQHSIAAAPAEPGLYRTVTGAESLAMGLVAGVQLAGVKMFFGGYPITPASAILHFLSRLKEFGVTTFQAEDEIAAIASAIGASYAGQLGVTSSSGPGIALKGEAMGLAIMTELPLIIVNSQRGGPSTGLPTKTEQSDLYQAVYGRNGDAPMPVIAARSPADAFDCAIEAVRLATQFMTPVMLLTDGYIANAAEPWKVPDTSSFTPFPVTFLDTVPEGGFKPYGRDANLKRPWVRPGTPDLLHRIGGIEKAIDTGHINYEPANHQAMTDIRKAKIDGIADHIPEQGVELGETSGKLVVVGWGSTFGPIHQAVRRQRALGRDVSHVHIRHIWPLPRNLGSLLRSYENILVPEMNTGQLKTVLRDEFLVDAKPLNKVSGQPFKILEIEDAIEKVFGSAA from the coding sequence ATGGCCTCCGCCGTTCACGAACTGACTCCCACCGAAGCCAATGCCCACCCGAATGCTGAATCGATTGTCGTTCGGTTTGCCGGAGACTCGGGCGACGGGATGCAATTGACCGGGGGGCAATTTACCCTGTCGACAGCGCTCGCGGGCAACGATCTTGCGACTTTCCCCGATTTCCCGGCTGAAATTCGCGCGCCTCAGGGCACGTTGTTCGGTGTGTCTGCATTCCAGATCAACTTCGGATCGACTGCGATTGATACCGCTGGCGATGCGCCCGATGTGCTGGTCGCGATGAACCCCGCCGCGCTGAAAACCAACGTCGGCGCGCTGAAACCCGGTGGTTTGATCATCGCGGACGAGGGTGAGTTCGGCATCCGTAACCTGACCAAGGCGCAATATGAGGTTTCGCCGCTCACCGATGGCAGCCTTGCCAAGTGGCAGCTTATTTCGTTCAACATTTCGCAACTGACGCTCGATGCCGTGAAGCCATTTGGCCTCGGCAACAAAGAGGCGCTGCGGTGTAAGAATATGTGGACGCTGGGGCTGGCGCTCTGGATGTTCGACCGATCGCGCGATCCGATCATCGAGTGGCTGAAAACCAAGTTCGCCAAGATGCCGGTGTTGGCCGAAGCCAATATCGCCGCGCTGAATGCGGGCCACGCTTATGGTGAAACCGCTGAACTAGGGCCTTCCGTCAAGCAACACAGCATCGCAGCGGCTCCCGCTGAACCTGGATTGTATCGCACGGTAACGGGTGCCGAATCGCTGGCGATGGGCCTTGTCGCGGGTGTGCAGCTTGCTGGCGTGAAGATGTTTTTCGGTGGTTATCCGATCACCCCCGCGTCGGCGATCCTGCATTTTCTGTCGCGTCTGAAAGAGTTTGGCGTCACGACCTTCCAGGCCGAAGACGAAATCGCTGCCATCGCGAGCGCCATCGGTGCCAGCTACGCCGGTCAGCTTGGCGTCACTTCGTCTTCCGGTCCCGGCATCGCTCTGAAGGGTGAGGCGATGGGCCTTGCCATCATGACCGAGTTGCCGCTGATCATCGTCAATTCGCAGCGCGGCGGTCCTTCCACGGGCCTGCCGACAAAGACCGAGCAGTCCGATTTGTATCAGGCGGTTTATGGCCGTAACGGCGATGCGCCTATGCCCGTTATCGCCGCTCGCTCGCCTGCCGATGCGTTCGATTGCGCCATCGAAGCAGTACGTCTCGCCACGCAGTTCATGACGCCGGTCATGCTGCTGACCGACGGTTATATCGCCAATGCCGCCGAACCGTGGAAGGTGCCCGACACCAGCAGCTTTACACCGTTCCCGGTGACGTTCCTCGACACCGTGCCAGAGGGCGGCTTTAAGCCCTATGGCCGCGACGCCAATCTGAAACGTCCGTGGGTCCGCCCCGGCACGCCTGATCTGCTCCACCGGATCGGTGGCATCGAAAAGGCGATCGACACCGGGCATATCAACTACGAACCCGCCAACCATCAGGCGATGACCGACATTCGTAAGGCCAAGATCGACGGTATCGCCGATCATATCCCCGAACAGGGCGTCGAACTTGGCGAAACTTCGGGCAAGCTCGTGGTCGTCGGCTGGGGATCGACCTTTGGCCCCATCCATCAGGCTGTTCGCCGTCAGCGTGCGCTTGGCCGCGATGTCAGCCATGTTCACATCCGCCACATTTGGCCGCTTCCGCGCAATCTTGGTTCGCTTTTGCGGAGCTATGAGAATATCCTCGTTCCAGAGATGAACACCGGCCAGTTGAAGACGGTATTGCGCGATGAATTCCTCGTCGATGCCAAGCCGTTGAACAAGGTTTCGGGTCAGCCGTTCAAGATTTTGGAAATCGAGGACGCGATCGAAAAAGTGTTCGGATCAGCCGCCTGA
- a CDS encoding 2-oxoacid:ferredoxin oxidoreductase subunit beta, with the protein MNDMTPIRTSTPKDWETDQEVRWCPGCGDYAVLKAVQRTMPEIGARPENTVFVSGIGCSSRFPYYMETYGFHTIHGRAPAVATGVKLANPELDVWIITGDGDALSIGGNHTMHLLRRNLDCQVLLFNNEIYGLTKGQYSPTSRVGTRSPSTPFGSVDAPASPCAFALGSGGRFIARGIDVNKRLPEVLKAAYRHKGAAFVEIFQNCIVYNDDVFAPFTDKANAANGQLWLDHGKPMLFSNGTKGLRINRDDLHFEVVDVIDNDWAAAGVQVHDVANRAVAHMLIEMPAGAFPVALGVVYDDPRPTFESAVVAQNIEASKGKAPDLQALISKGQTWEVEKEPHVI; encoded by the coding sequence ATGAACGACATGACCCCCATCCGCACTTCCACTCCCAAGGATTGGGAAACCGATCAGGAAGTGCGCTGGTGCCCCGGCTGCGGCGATTACGCAGTGTTGAAGGCTGTGCAGCGGACCATGCCCGAAATTGGCGCGCGGCCCGAAAATACCGTGTTTGTCAGCGGTATCGGCTGCTCGTCGCGCTTTCCCTATTACATGGAAACTTACGGCTTCCACACGATCCACGGCCGCGCGCCCGCCGTCGCTACGGGTGTAAAACTTGCCAATCCTGAACTCGACGTGTGGATTATCACCGGCGATGGCGACGCACTGTCGATCGGTGGCAACCACACGATGCACCTGCTGCGCCGGAATCTCGACTGTCAGGTGCTGCTGTTCAACAACGAGATCTATGGGCTGACCAAGGGGCAATATTCGCCCACTTCACGCGTCGGAACGCGGTCGCCCTCGACGCCATTCGGTTCGGTCGATGCTCCGGCTTCGCCCTGTGCTTTCGCACTGGGATCGGGTGGCCGGTTCATTGCGCGCGGGATCGATGTGAACAAGCGGCTCCCCGAAGTTCTGAAGGCCGCTTATCGCCACAAGGGTGCGGCGTTCGTCGAAATCTTTCAGAACTGCATCGTCTATAACGACGACGTGTTTGCGCCTTTCACCGACAAGGCAAACGCGGCGAACGGCCAGCTTTGGCTCGATCATGGTAAGCCGATGCTGTTTTCGAACGGTACAAAGGGGCTGCGGATCAACCGCGACGATCTCCATTTCGAAGTCGTCGATGTGATCGATAATGATTGGGCCGCCGCCGGGGTTCAGGTTCATGATGTCGCCAATCGCGCGGTCGCCCATATGTTGATCGAAATGCCCGCAGGCGCATTCCCGGTCGCGCTCGGCGTGGTTTATGACGATCCACGCCCGACCTTTGAAAGCGCGGTTGTTGCGCAGAACATCGAAGCGTCGAAGGGCAAGGCCCCCGATCTTCAGGCATTGATCTCGAAAGGTCAGACCTGGGAAGTCGAGAAGGAACCGCACGTTATCTAG
- a CDS encoding cryptochrome/photolyase family protein gives MAAPSILWFRQDLRLSDNAALIAAAHEGPFAAIYILDDKAPAANAMGGAQRWWLHHSLTALARSLEEKGVELILRRGESIAELDALKKETGATRIFAARQYEPWWQAVDDRLDDRLTLHDGSYLAPPETIRTGSGGRYKIFTPYWRALQQQMPPAAPRAVPTGITGTNARSDRLADWKLLPTTPDWSKGFGDWNPGEEGAKTALHDFLDEAANYDRARNMPSEEGTSRLSPHMHFGEISPATIWHRISETKGNRGEPFLREIGWRDYAANTIDQFAHYGSANARDSFDRLKWRKGSEADADFGAWTRGRTGYPIVDAGMRQLWTTGWMHNRVRMIVASFLIKHLLIDWQRGERWFWDTLVDADYNSNSVNWQWVAGTGVDSNMFVRIMAPLVQSEKFDAGDYIRQWVPELAALPDATIHDPHGAGCAPADYPTPLIGHREGRERALAAYRAMKA, from the coding sequence ATGGCTGCTCCCTCGATCCTATGGTTCCGTCAGGACCTTCGTCTTTCGGACAACGCAGCACTGATTGCGGCCGCGCACGAAGGGCCGTTCGCGGCGATCTATATTCTGGACGACAAGGCACCCGCCGCGAATGCCATGGGTGGTGCCCAACGTTGGTGGCTGCATCACAGCCTCACCGCGCTTGCCAGGTCGCTCGAGGAAAAGGGTGTTGAACTTATTCTCCGTCGTGGGGAAAGCATTGCAGAGCTTGATGCGCTGAAAAAAGAAACCGGCGCGACCCGGATCTTCGCCGCGCGCCAGTACGAACCATGGTGGCAGGCAGTCGATGATCGACTGGATGACCGGCTGACGCTCCACGATGGCAGCTATCTCGCGCCGCCTGAGACGATTCGGACCGGCAGCGGCGGCCGGTATAAAATATTCACACCTTATTGGCGGGCATTGCAGCAACAGATGCCGCCCGCTGCACCGCGCGCGGTCCCGACAGGCATTACCGGTACCAATGCCAGGAGCGATCGGTTGGCGGACTGGAAGCTGCTGCCAACCACTCCCGATTGGTCAAAGGGGTTTGGTGACTGGAATCCGGGTGAGGAGGGGGCCAAAACAGCGCTTCACGACTTCCTTGACGAAGCTGCGAACTATGACCGAGCGAGGAATATGCCGTCGGAGGAAGGCACCTCGCGCCTTTCACCGCATATGCATTTCGGCGAAATATCACCCGCAACCATCTGGCACAGGATCAGCGAAACCAAGGGTAACCGTGGAGAGCCTTTTTTACGGGAGATCGGTTGGCGCGATTATGCAGCCAATACGATCGATCAGTTTGCGCATTATGGCAGCGCCAACGCTCGGGATAGTTTCGACCGACTGAAGTGGCGCAAAGGCAGCGAGGCCGATGCCGATTTCGGTGCGTGGACACGGGGTCGAACCGGCTATCCCATCGTCGATGCCGGAATGCGACAGCTCTGGACGACCGGGTGGATGCATAATCGTGTCCGGATGATCGTCGCGTCGTTTTTGATAAAGCATCTGCTGATCGACTGGCAACGCGGCGAACGGTGGTTCTGGGACACGCTGGTCGATGCCGATTACAACTCGAACAGCGTTAACTGGCAGTGGGTCGCGGGAACGGGTGTGGATTCCAATATGTTCGTCCGCATAATGGCTCCGTTGGTTCAGTCGGAGAAATTCGATGCGGGAGATTATATTCGGCAATGGGTTCCCGAACTCGCAGCCTTACCCGATGCGACCATCCATGATCCGCACGGTGCAGGGTGCGCACCGGCTGATTATCCTACGCCGCTGATCGGCCACCGCGAAGGGCGTGAGCGGGCGCTGGCCGCTTATCGAGCGATGAAAGCCTAG
- a CDS encoding SAM-dependent methyltransferase has protein sequence MNASTPARGRDLARRIGWVERLSAKPFDAILDRIDEGLQFGTIEASFPDGTVRIFGGRGAGPNAVVSLHRWRGLLRLATSGSVGWYEAWAANEWSSPDSVPLFDLFMRNRATLGRAARGGGISRIIKRARHWLHRNNRSGARRNIIAHYDLGNDFYAAWLDLTMSYSSALFVDSTQSEALSEAQQRKMDATLDRLDLSPGQTLLEIGCGWGGLLARASGRGIKAVGLTLSPSQKRYADHALAGSATVSLTDYRDISGQFDGIASVEMVEAVGQEYWPDFLDSVSRCLKSGGRAAIQFISIADDIFESYASSADFIQTFIFPGGMLLSTSRFRALAEARGLSWTAQHDFGQDYAETLRRWRENFDAALEQGGLPQGFDGRFVALWRYYLMYCEGGFRSGGIQVSQVTLVKQA, from the coding sequence ATGAACGCATCGACCCCAGCACGCGGCCGCGATCTTGCCCGCCGAATCGGTTGGGTGGAACGTCTGTCGGCAAAACCGTTCGACGCGATCCTCGACCGTATCGATGAGGGGCTTCAGTTCGGCACGATCGAGGCGAGTTTCCCCGATGGCACAGTGCGGATTTTCGGCGGTCGTGGTGCCGGTCCCAATGCAGTGGTCTCACTCCATCGCTGGCGTGGGTTGTTGCGACTGGCAACCTCGGGGTCGGTGGGCTGGTATGAGGCGTGGGCGGCCAATGAATGGTCCAGTCCCGATTCGGTTCCATTGTTCGACTTGTTCATGCGCAACCGGGCTACGCTGGGTCGTGCTGCACGGGGCGGGGGTATATCGAGAATCATCAAGCGTGCGCGCCATTGGCTGCATCGAAACAATCGGTCGGGGGCCCGGCGAAACATCATCGCCCATTATGATCTGGGCAACGACTTTTATGCGGCGTGGCTCGATCTGACGATGTCCTACTCATCCGCGTTGTTCGTGGATTCCACCCAGTCCGAAGCGCTCAGTGAAGCACAGCAGCGTAAAATGGACGCAACTCTTGACCGGCTTGATCTTTCGCCCGGTCAGACCTTGCTCGAAATCGGTTGTGGCTGGGGAGGGTTGCTGGCGCGGGCATCGGGTCGGGGAATCAAGGCTGTCGGCCTGACCCTCTCGCCCAGCCAAAAGCGTTACGCTGACCACGCATTGGCTGGATCGGCCACCGTTTCGCTTACTGATTACCGTGACATTTCGGGTCAGTTCGATGGCATAGCGAGTGTCGAGATGGTTGAGGCGGTCGGGCAGGAATACTGGCCCGACTTTCTGGATTCGGTTTCGCGATGCCTAAAGTCCGGCGGACGTGCCGCGATCCAGTTCATTTCGATCGCCGATGATATCTTCGAATCCTATGCGAGCAGCGCCGACTTCATCCAGACGTTCATCTTTCCCGGTGGGATGTTGCTTTCGACAAGCAGGTTTCGGGCGCTGGCAGAAGCGCGGGGGCTGTCTTGGACGGCACAACATGATTTCGGGCAGGACTATGCCGAGACGTTGCGGCGATGGCGCGAAAACTTCGATGCAGCTTTAGAACAGGGTGGCTTGCCTCAAGGGTTTGACGGAAGATTTGTCGCACTGTGGCGCTATTATCTGATGTACTGCGAAGGAGGTTTTCGCAGTGGCGGAATTCAGGTTTCGCAGGTGACTCTGGTCAAACAGGCCTAG
- a CDS encoding PilZ domain-containing protein — translation MDLILKPYDAYDMAAQEDRSAPRHPLTIAATLRPSGATGFKTVVTDLSLSGFAAQALTNLHAGTLCWLTLPGLSSLQAEVVWNDGNTIGCAFATLLNPAVLQSVVDRCS, via the coding sequence ATGGATTTGATACTCAAGCCATATGACGCCTACGACATGGCCGCGCAGGAAGACCGATCCGCTCCGCGACACCCGCTAACGATTGCCGCGACACTTCGACCATCGGGCGCGACGGGGTTCAAAACTGTGGTGACCGACCTCTCGCTTAGCGGTTTCGCGGCGCAGGCCCTCACCAATTTGCACGCTGGAACCTTGTGCTGGCTTACCCTGCCGGGACTAAGCAGTTTGCAGGCCGAAGTTGTGTGGAACGATGGCAACACAATCGGATGCGCCTTTGCCACGCTGTTGAATCCGGCAGTCCTTCAGTCAGTTGTCGACCGCTGCAGCTAG
- a CDS encoding SDR family NAD(P)-dependent oxidoreductase, protein MSKLAGQLALVTGASRGIGAATAIALAAEGAHVVITARTTAGLEMVEDEIHQAGGSATIAPLDLTDGESIGRLAGAITERWKFLDILVLNAAMLGSLGPVPHIDPKEFAKIVTLNLTAQAAMIAAFDPMLRASAGARVIGLTSSVARTPRAYWGAYGASKAGFETLLDTYGDELANIGRVRVAILDPGATRTAMRAKAYPGEDPASQKPPEDVAARITQLAIEGFEVAHRERIN, encoded by the coding sequence ATGAGTAAACTTGCAGGTCAACTCGCGCTGGTAACCGGCGCTTCCCGCGGTATCGGCGCGGCAACCGCAATCGCTCTCGCGGCGGAGGGCGCTCATGTCGTCATTACCGCGCGTACGACTGCCGGGCTCGAAATGGTGGAGGATGAAATCCACCAAGCCGGGGGCAGCGCCACGATCGCCCCGCTCGACCTGACCGATGGCGAAAGCATCGGACGGCTTGCTGGCGCTATTACGGAACGATGGAAGTTCCTCGACATCCTCGTTCTGAACGCGGCAATGCTCGGTAGTCTTGGTCCGGTGCCGCACATCGATCCCAAGGAATTTGCCAAGATCGTCACGCTCAACCTGACCGCTCAAGCGGCGATGATTGCGGCGTTCGATCCGATGCTTCGCGCCAGTGCAGGCGCACGGGTTATCGGCCTGACATCAAGCGTAGCCCGCACTCCCCGCGCATATTGGGGCGCCTATGGCGCATCGAAAGCTGGCTTCGAAACGCTGCTCGACACCTATGGCGACGAACTTGCGAACATCGGCCGCGTCCGTGTCGCTATTCTCGACCCCGGAGCAACCCGGACGGCAATGCGTGCAAAGGCTTATCCGGGTGAAGACCCTGCGTCGCAAAAGCCGCCAGAAGACGTTGCTGCGCGGATTACTCAGCTCGCGATCGAAGGGTTCGAGGTCGCCCATCGCGAGCGCATTAACTAG